The Streptomyces bacillaris sequence ACCACGACCGACCTCGGCACCGTCCTGGCCGCCGCGTCCACCGCCTCCACCCCGGCCGGGTGCGTCACCTCCGTGGTCCCCTCCTCCGGGACGGGCACCATCACCTCGGTCAACGGCAAGGCCAACGCCGGTTCGGCGACCTGGAAGGTCTCCGTCGACGGCTCGGCGTTCGCCGGGGCCACCCGCGACAAGGTGATCAACGTGGGCGACACCATCGCCCTGCGCTACTCCTGACCCGGACCGGTGCGGGGGCCCGCACACCGCCTCAGGCGGGCGGCGCCCCCTGCACCGGGTACGGCACGAACGTGCTGCTGTTCTCGTCGATGGCCAGCGGCTGCCCCAGCGGCGGCACCGCCCGCTGCGGACAGTCCAGCCGCTCGCAGATCCGGCACCCCATCCCGATCGGGGTGGCCGCCGAGGCGTTGTCCAGGTCGAGGCCGTCGGAGTAGACGAGCCGCCCCGCGTGCCGGATCTCGCAGCCGAGCCCGATCGCGAACGTCTTGCCCGGCTCGCCCCACCCGCCCCGGTGGCGCGTCACCGCCCGCGCGGTCCAGAGATAGCGCTGCCCGTCGGGCATGGCCGCGATCTGCACGTGGATACGGCCGGGAGCGGCGAACGCCTCGTACACGTTCCAGAGCGGGCAGGTGCCGCCCGCGCGGGAGAAGTGGAACCCGGTCGCGGACTGCCGCTTCGACATGTTCCCCGCCCGGTCGACCCGGACGAAGGAGAACGGCACCCCGCGCAGCCGGGGCCGCTGGAGCGTGGAGAGCCGGTGGCAGACCGTCTCGTAACCGAGCCCGAAACGGTCGGTGAGCCGCTCGATGTCGTACCGGACCTCCTCCGCCGCCGTGTGGAAGGCGCGGTAGGGGAGGATCAGCGCGCCCGCGACGTAGTTGGCGACCCCGATCCGGGCCAGTGGCCAGACCGCCGACCCCTCGTCGTAGTCCTCGGACGCCAACTGCGCGATCTCCCGGCCGTATTCGAGCAGCGCCAGCTGGGTGGCCATCCGGAACGCCTGCTGGCCGGGCCGGAGCCGGCCGGAGAGGTACAGCACCCGCGCGTCCGGATCGTAGTGGTGCAGCCGGCCCGTGTCCGGGCGCGGGGGAGCGGCTCTCCGTGAGGCGCCCCGGTCACCCCGGCCCGGCACCGGCCCGTGGCCTCCGGACCGGCCCTGCCGGTCGTCGGCGGTGGCCAGCCGGATGCCGTGCCGCTCGGTGAGCCGGGCCGACAGTGCCCGTACCACTTCCCCCGGGCGCACCCCGATCTCCGCCGCCAGCTCCTCCGCCGCGAGGTCCGCCTCGTGCAGATAGTTCTGCCGCCGGTAGAAGAACTCGCGGATCTCCTCGTGCGGTGAGCGCGGCAGCTCCGTCCCGCCGCCGCCCCGCAGCTCGGCGGCCTCCGCGAGCCGCCAGGCCAGCGCCTGGTTGCGGCGGCCCAGATCCAGCAGCACGTTCGCCACCCCCGGCAGCCGGGAGGCCAGCTCGGACAGCTCGGCGGCCGAGACCCGCGCCGCGCCGACCTCGTCCGCCAGCGCCTCGCGCAGATCCGCCAGCACCCGGGTGGTGTCCCGCTCCGAGAAGAAGCCGGGGTCCACCCCGAACGCCTCGGTCAGGCGCAGCAGCACCGGCACGGTGAGGGGGCGCGAATCGTGCTCCATCTGGTTCAGATAGCTCGGCGAGATCGCCAGCATCCGCGCCAGCTCCGCCTGGCTCAGCCCGCGCTCCTCACGCAGCCTGCGCAGCCGCGCGCCCGCGTAGGTCTTGCTCATGCCGGAGCCCTCCCAGCCGTGGTCAACATGTCGACAACCCTAGCCGCGATACGACCCCCGGAAGCCTTCGCAACCTTGGCAAAGTGGGCGGGAAGATTTGCAGAACTTGGCAGACGTCCTCTGTTGATGGCACTCAGTGCCACTGTCAGAGTTGTTCCAGCGGCCCACCGGACACCGGCTCCGGACCGGGGTATCGAGCACGATTTCATGCCCTGACGTCGTACTCCTCGGGATCCCGGACCGGTCCGCCGGGCGCATTGCT is a genomic window containing:
- a CDS encoding short-chain fatty acyl-CoA regulator family protein: MSKTYAGARLRRLREERGLSQAELARMLAISPSYLNQMEHDSRPLTVPVLLRLTEAFGVDPGFFSERDTTRVLADLREALADEVGAARVSAAELSELASRLPGVANVLLDLGRRNQALAWRLAEAAELRGGGGTELPRSPHEEIREFFYRRQNYLHEADLAAEELAAEIGVRPGEVVRALSARLTERHGIRLATADDRQGRSGGHGPVPGRGDRGASRRAAPPRPDTGRLHHYDPDARVLYLSGRLRPGQQAFRMATQLALLEYGREIAQLASEDYDEGSAVWPLARIGVANYVAGALILPYRAFHTAAEEVRYDIERLTDRFGLGYETVCHRLSTLQRPRLRGVPFSFVRVDRAGNMSKRQSATGFHFSRAGGTCPLWNVYEAFAAPGRIHVQIAAMPDGQRYLWTARAVTRHRGGWGEPGKTFAIGLGCEIRHAGRLVYSDGLDLDNASAATPIGMGCRICERLDCPQRAVPPLGQPLAIDENSSTFVPYPVQGAPPA